A stretch of the Actinomycetota bacterium genome encodes the following:
- a CDS encoding YhjD/YihY/BrkB family envelope integrity protein: MKAKLARLGERWPWLGWVLKAQDRYRELNGNYLAAAVTLAGFLSLFPLLLVGLAVLGFVSAGRVDLAGDLVERLGLTGEAATFVGDLIRQTENSRQVASVVGLAGLLWTGLGAVAAAQYVLNGVWQVKGRGLADKARGVGWLAGAGLLLTVSLAATAAAGLLPPWLAVVGPLAALAVDVALWTWTFKVLTNRSLPWLAYLPGAVVGAVGFGVLKAVGGFYVPRLVASASVLYGSFAVIFAILAWLLFFGRLVVYAAVANVIAWEARHGTVTVELAVPKVAGEVPVEATRAGEASPATSGPGPGG, from the coding sequence ATGAAGGCCAAACTGGCCCGGTTGGGCGAACGGTGGCCCTGGCTGGGCTGGGTGCTGAAGGCCCAGGACCGCTACCGCGAGCTCAACGGCAACTACCTGGCCGCGGCCGTCACCCTGGCCGGCTTCTTGTCGCTGTTCCCGCTGCTGCTGGTGGGACTGGCCGTGCTCGGGTTCGTCTCGGCCGGGCGGGTCGACCTCGCCGGTGACCTGGTCGAGCGTCTGGGCCTGACCGGGGAGGCGGCCACCTTCGTCGGCGACCTCATCCGCCAGACCGAGAACAGCCGCCAGGTGGCGTCGGTGGTCGGGCTGGCCGGCCTGCTGTGGACAGGCCTGGGGGCGGTGGCCGCCGCCCAGTACGTGCTCAACGGCGTCTGGCAGGTGAAGGGCCGGGGCCTGGCCGACAAGGCCCGGGGCGTGGGCTGGCTGGCCGGCGCCGGGCTGCTGCTGACCGTGTCCTTGGCGGCTACGGCCGCGGCCGGGCTGCTGCCTCCGTGGCTGGCCGTGGTCGGGCCGTTGGCCGCCCTGGCCGTCGACGTGGCCCTGTGGACCTGGACGTTCAAGGTGCTGACCAACCGGTCCCTGCCCTGGCTGGCATACCTTCCGGGAGCGGTGGTGGGCGCCGTGGGCTTCGGCGTCCTCAAGGCCGTGGGGGGTTTCTACGTACCCCGCCTGGTGGCGTCCGCGTCGGTGCTCTACGGCTCGTTCGCGGTGATCTTCGCCATCTTGGCCTGGCTGCTCTTCTTCGGGCGGCTGGTCGTCTACGCGGCGGTGGCCAACGTGATCGCCTGGGAAGCCCGCCACGGCACGGTCACCGTCGAGCTGGCCGTGCCCAAGGTGGCCGGCGAGGTGCCGGTGGAAGCCACCCGGGCGGGCGAGGCCAGCCCCGCTACGTCGGGCCCTGGGCCTGGGGGGTGA